In Gorilla gorilla gorilla isolate KB3781 chromosome 12, NHGRI_mGorGor1-v2.1_pri, whole genome shotgun sequence, the following are encoded in one genomic region:
- the DUSP2 gene encoding dual specificity protein phosphatase 2, protein MVPRRPAHGYLTRAAAEGARSRPLGQRHRHESPGRGKDRKEEEEAPVTMGLEAARELECAALGTLLREPREAERTLLLDCRPFLAFCRRHVRAARPVPWNALLRRRARGPPAAVLACLLPDRALRTRLARGELARAVVLDEGSASVAELRPDGPAHVLLAALLHETRAGPTAVYFLRGGFDGFQGCCPDLCSEAPAPALPPTGDKTSRSDPRAPVYDQGGPVEILPYLFLGSCSHSSDLQGLQACGITAVLNVSASCPNHFEGLFRYKSIPVEDNQMVEISAWFQEAIGFIDWVKNSGGRVLVHCQAGISRSATICLAYLMQSRRVRLDEAFDFVKQRRGVISPNFSFMGQLLQFETQVLCH, encoded by the exons ATGGTGCCCCGGAGGCCGGCCCACGGGTACTTAACCCGGGCCGCCGCGGAGGGCGCCCGGAGTCGACCGCTCGGGCAGCGCCACCGCCACGAGAGCCCGGGACGCGGGAAAGAccgaaaggaagaggaagaggcaccGGTGACCATGGGGCTGGAGGCGGCGCGCGAGCTGGAGTGCGCGGCGCTGGGCACGCTGCTGCGGGAGCCGCGGGAGGCGGAACGCACGCTGCTGCTAGACTGCCGCCCCTTCCTGGCCTTCTGCCGGCGCCACGTGCGCGCCGCGCGGCCAGTGCCTTGGAACGCGCTGCTGCGGCGCCGCGCGCGCGGCCCTCCTGCCGCCGTTCTCGCCTGCCTGCTGCCCGACCGCGCGCTGCGGACGCGCCTGGCCCGCGGGGAGCTGGCGCGGGCCGTGGTGCTGGACGAGGGCAGTGCCTCGGTGGCGGAGCTCCGGCCCGACGGCCCGGCTCATGTGCTGCTGGCCGCGCTGCTGCACGAGACCCGCGCGGGGCCCACTGCCGTGTACTTCCTGCGAG GAGGCTTCGACGGCTTCCAGGGCTGCTGTCCCGATCTGTGCTCTGAGGCCCCCGCCCCTGCGCTGCCGCCAACAGGGGACAAAACCAGCCGCTCCGACCCCAGGGCTCCCGTCTACGACCAG GGTGGCCCTGTGGAGATCTTGCCCTACCTGTTCCTGGGCAGCTGCAGCCACTCGTCAGACCTGCAGGGGCTGCAGGCCTGTGGCATCACAGCCGTCCTCAACGTGTCCGCCAGCTGCCCCAACCACTTTGAGGGCCTTTTCCGCTACAAGAGTATCCCTGTGGAGGACAACCAGATGGTGGAGATCAGTGCCTGGTTCCAGGAGGCCATAGGCTTCATTG ACTGGGTGAAGAACAGCGGAGGCCGGGTGCTGGTGCACTGCCAGGCGGGCATCTCGCGCTCTGCCACCATCTGTCTGGCATACCTCATGCAGAGTCGCCGTGTGCGGCTGGACGAGGCCTTTGACTTCGTTAAGCAGCGCCGGGGGGTCATCTCCCCCAACTTCAGTTTCATGGGGCAGCTGCTGCAGTTTGAGACCCAGGTGCTGTGTCACTGA